A single window of Eucalyptus grandis isolate ANBG69807.140 chromosome 1, ASM1654582v1, whole genome shotgun sequence DNA harbors:
- the LOC120292253 gene encoding putative receptor like protein 25, whose product MLEVMNIGNNKIDGTFPCHLKAISSLRVLVLRSNKLHGEIGCPQSPSTWQKLQIIDLSSNNIGGILPASLLTSWEAMKANVDFNHLQYQYSQLRGVYYQDTMSVTLKGLHVELVKILTVFTSIDFSSNRLEGPIPDTIGDLKALYFLNLSHNAILGSIPPVLGNLHQLESLDLSWNYLNGSIPAQLVNLDFLSFLNLSNNQLVGSIPTSGQFLTFSESSFEGNLGLCGLMLNKSCSITTNGTKEAGDDHNNDDGEKMWFYMSMLLGFVVGFWVFCGPLVFIRSWRFAYYRFWDIVLFRHSCP is encoded by the coding sequence ATGTTGGAGGTTATGAACATCGGGAACAATAAGATAGACGGGACATTTCCATGCCATTTAAAGGCTATATCAAGTCTCCGTGTCCTTGTTTTACGATCCAACAAATTGCATGGGGAAATTGGATGTCCACAGAGTCCTAGCACTTGGCAAAAGCTACAAATCATTGACCTGTCTTCAAACAATATTGGTGGCATATTGCCTGCCAGTCTCCTCACATCTTGGGAGGCTATGAAGGCTAATGTAGACTTCAATCACCTACAGTATCAATATTCCCAACTGCGTGGGGTCTATTATCAAGATACGATGAGTGTAACCTTGAAAGGTCTACATGTAGAACTCGTCAAGATTTTGACTGTTTTCACATCGATCGACTTCTCGAGTAATAGATTGGAAGGTCCAATACCAGATACCATTGGAGATCTCAAAGCACTTTATTTCTTGAACCTATCACATAATGCAATATTGGGTTCAATTCCTCCTGTTTTGGGGAATCTGCATCAACTTGAGTCATTGGACCTATCATGGAACTACCTCAATGGAAGCATACCGGCTCAGCTTGTgaatcttgatttcctttcgTTCTTGAACCTCTCAAACAATCAACTTGTAGGAAGCATCCCAACAAGTGGACAATTTCTCACGTTTTCCGAAAGttcttttgaaggaaacctcGGATTGTGTGGGCTTATGCTCAACAAGAGTTGCTCAATTACCACGAACGGGACGAAAGAAGCTGGTGACGATCACAATAATGATGATGGCGAGAAGATGTGGTTTTACATGAGCATGTTGCTTGGATTCGTTGTTGGCTTTTGGGTATTTTGTGGTCCGTTAGTCTTTATCAGATCATGGAGGTTTGCTTATTATCGATTCTGGGATATAGTGCTGTTTAGACACTCATGTCCATGA
- the LOC120295860 gene encoding receptor-like protein 7, producing MNGSIISWLLLAISTISIFFDVVGASASAQCLGVDQRSLLLELRKSLVFNASKSSKLVQWDRSASSWSGVTCEDSLVVGLDLSNESISGGINGSSSLFKLEFLRSLNLAFNDFDSSAIPFGLANLSRLVHLNLSYAGFTGKIPVDLSRLTKLRTLDLSGLYFIELPLLKLEKPSLRSLIGNLGELRELYLDKVDVSAEGSEWCNTLSSSVPKLEVLSMSFCSLSNPIDTSLMSLANLSVIQLDGNNFSTTVPSFLPNFSSLKTLSLRECGLWGEFPQKVLQVQTLQTLDLSSNQLLQGSLPDFPEDSSLETLVLSKTNISGRLPDSIGNLRKLSRLDLSRCKLSGSIPSSMKNLSELTYLDLSWNNLTGLVPPYGASRNLTQIILSNNALTGQIPFVGWEDFLNLEFLDLRNNSLEGHIPPALFTLPRLKTIMLSHNTFSGQLIINLNASSYQLGFLDLGSNQLQGSIPASIFELQELNYLSLSFNNFSGTINIDALEGFRNLTYLDLSYSGLSINAMPSASTITSSFPDFSQLKLASCQLTTLPQFLANQSNLVYLDLSHNYFRGEIPQWIWTPKDLQFLNLSSNFFEGFKHLRAILLHSSRHRPPCKHA from the coding sequence ATGAACGGTTCCATCATCTCATGGCTTCTTCTTGCAATATCCacaatctccatcttcttcgacGTTGTTGGAGCTTCAGCTTCAGCCCAGTGTCTCGGCGTTGATCAGAGATCGCTCTTGCTTGAGCTGAGAAAAAGCCTCGTCTTCAATGCCTCTAAGTCTTCCAAGCTAGTACAGTGGGACCGAAGCGCTAGTTCATGGAGCGGCGTGACGTGCGAGGACAGCCTCGTCGTCGGTCTCGATTTGAGCAATGAGTCAATCTCTGGGGGAATCAACGGTTCGTCGAGTCTCTTCAAGCTTGAGTTCCTTCGGAGCCTAAACTTGGCTTTCAACGACTTCGACTCTTCAGCAATTCCGTTCGGCCTCGCGAATCTCAGCCGCTTGGTACATCTCAACTTGTCTTATGCAGGATTCACCGGGAAAATTCCAGTGGATCTATCACGCCTAACGAAGCTACGTACTCTTGATCTTTCTGGTCTATATTTCATTGAACTGCCTTTGCTGAAACTGGAGAAGCCCTCTTTACGGTCGCTGATTGGGAATTTGGGAGAGTTGAGGGAGCTGTACCTTGATAAAGTTGATGTGTCTGCTGAGGGAAGTGAGTGGTGCAACACGTTGTCCTCTTCAGTGCCGAAACTTGAGGTGTTAAGCATGTCTTTCTGTTCTCTATCTAATCCTATTGACACTTCTCTTATGAGTCTTGCTAATTTGTCGGTCATTCAACTTGATGGTAACAACTTTTCCACCACAGTTCCTAGTTTCTTACCGAATTTTTCCAGCTTGAAAACACTGAGCCTGCGTGAATGTGGCCTGTGGGGAGAATTTCCTCAAAAAGTTCTCCAGGTACAAACACTTCAAACCCTTGATCTCTCATCTAACCAACTTCTTCAGGGTTCTTTGCCCGATTTTCCAGAGGATAGTTCTCTTGAGACCCTGGTCCTGAGTAAAACGAATATTTCAGGGAGGCTTCCAGATTCAATCGGTAATCTAAGAAAATTGTCAAGATTAGATCTGTCTCGTTGCAAGTTGAGTGGGTCGATCCCAAGCTCGATGAAGAACCTGTCGGAGCTGACTTATTTGGACTTGTCTTGGAATAATCTTACTGGTTTAGTTCCGCCATACGGCGCATCCAGAAATCTGACCCAAATAATATTATCCAATAATGCTTTAACGGGTCAGATCCCCTTTGTTGGCTGGGAAGATTTTTTGAATCTTGAATTTCTGGACCTGCGAAACAATTCATTGGAAGGCCACATTCCCCCAGCTCTATTTACACTTCCCCGATTGAagacaataatgctttcacacaATACATTTTCTGGTCAGCTTATCATAAATCTGAATGCCTCTTCATATCAACTGGGCTTTCTTGATTTGGGCAGCAATCAGTTACAAGGGTCAATACCAGCATCCATATTCGAATTACAAGAGCTTAATTACCTCTCACTTTCTTTCAATAATTTCAGTGGCACAATAAATATTGATGCACTTGAGGGATTCAGAAATTTAACTTATCTTGATCTATCATATAGTGGCTTGTCCATTAATGCTATGCCATCTGCTTCTACTATTACATCCTCTTTCCCTGATTTTTCTCAGTTAAAATTGGCTTCCTGTCAGTTGACGACATTGCCTCAGTTTTTGGCTAACCAATCCAATTTGGTCTACCTCGACCTCTCGCACAATTATTTTCGAGGGGAGATACCACAATGGATATGGACACCAAAAGATCTTCAATTTCTTAACCTTTCCTCTAATTTCTTTGAAGGTTTCAAACACCTCCGAGCAATCTTACTACATTCGTCTCGTCATCGACCTCCATGCAAACATGCTTAG